The Humulus lupulus chromosome 3, drHumLupu1.1, whole genome shotgun sequence genome window below encodes:
- the LOC133823339 gene encoding protein STRICTOSIDINE SYNTHASE-LIKE 10-like: protein MSSRLLLRAASLAVLAFVLAIYQDPSRINFHAPPPIHGSRDVLHSAQIINVTAALGPESLAFDPSGRGPYAGVADGRILRWEEDGLGWSEFAITSSQREKCVRPFAPEMEHVCGRPLGLRFHKKTGDLYIADAYFGLRVVGPNGGLASPLLTHVEGHPLLFTNDMDIDEDKDLIYFTDSSTTFYRRQFMSAALSGDRTGRLLKYNISSKEVTVLLKDIAFANGVALSKDRSFLLVAETTKSRVLRLWLHGPNAGNVDVFAELPGFPDNIRRNQKEEFWVALHSKKGVISNLVVSKPWAGTTLLKLPLSFKQLHYILVGGKAHATAIKLGEDGRILEVLEDCEGKSLKFISEVEENNGKLWIGSVLMPFIGIYNLH from the exons ATGAGCTCCAGGCTCCTACTCAGGGCAGCTAGTCTAGCCGTGTTGGCCTTCGTCTTGGCCATCTACCAAGATCCTTCCCGCATCAACTTCCACGCGCCTCCGCCCATACACGGGTCCCGCGATGTCCTCCACTCGGCTCAGATAATCAATGTCACCGCAGCACTGGGCCCCGAGAGCCTCGCTTTCGACCCTAGCGGACGGGGTCCGTACGCTGGAGTCGCCGATGGCCGGATCCTCAGGTGGGAAGAAGACGGCCTTGGTTGGTCAGAGTTTGCTATCACCTCTTCTCAGAG GGAGAAGTGTGTACGACCATTTGCACCAGAAATGGAGCACGTATGTGGGAGGCCTTTAGGACTAAGATTCCATAAGAAAACAGGGGATCTGTACATTGCAGATGCTTATTTTGGGCTTCGAGTGGTCGGCCCAAATGGAGGTTTGGCTTCTCCTTTGCTTACTCATGTTGAAGGTCATCCTCTTCTTTTCACTAATGATATGGACATTGATGAGGATAAGGATCTCATTTACTTCACCGATTCAAGTACAACCTTCTACAGAAG GCAGTTTATGTCAGCTGCTCTTAGTGGAGACAGAACAGGAAGACTACTAAAATACAACATTTCAAGCAAAGAGGTAACAGTCTTACTAAAAGACATTGCTTTCGCGAATGGTGTAGCTTTGAGCAAAGACCGCTCTTTTCTTCTAGTTGCTGAAACAACAAAGAGCAGGGTCCTTAGGCTATGGCTCCATGGCCCAAATGCTGGCAATGTTGATGTTTTTGCTGAGCTCCCTGGATTTCCAGATAACATAAGAAGGAACCAAAAAGAAGAGTTTTGGGTTGCCTTACATTCTAAAAAGGGAGTTATATCAAACTTGGTTGTTTCTAAACCTTGGGCCGGAACCACTTTGCTAAAGCTTCCTTTAAGCTTTAAGCAGTTGCATTATATTTTGGTAGGAGGAAAAGCTCATGCCACTGCTATCAAGTTGGGTGAAGATGGAAGAATTTTGGAGGTTTTAGAAGATTGTGAAGGAAAAAGTCTGAAATTCATTAGTGAAGTGGAGGAAAATAATGGAAAGCTATGGATTGGGTCAGTCCTTATGCCTTTTATTGGCATTTATAACTTGCATTAG